A genomic segment from Actinoplanes sichuanensis encodes:
- a CDS encoding DUF5984 family protein: MIAFRFELRPLDEIPPWDDPPSLHWFALTDGWYRIEADGHELLRRARVDDPHPYIDYQVVRLWEDVSIVTPTVLEPVPEDLIPFVESDPDTWACNFLEYVPVRGEGDDPNAPDHPIVAAALWHGDHNLDLCYLSNPPRLRFWRAIHGGRDEVTLDWRHEDDGRIGFTAGPAVRLRLPTADYLEAVREFDRELIAAMRERVEELERRGGLPGVDIDLPGLRREHEDRAHWLSRRIDRIPKTDWDAIRQGAAALLSPGSPRRGRPRQPGPDKASAGEPAPSSRRPPDSPNG, from the coding sequence GTGATCGCATTCCGCTTCGAATTGCGCCCACTGGACGAAATCCCGCCGTGGGACGACCCGCCGAGTCTGCACTGGTTCGCGCTGACCGACGGCTGGTATCGGATCGAAGCCGACGGGCACGAGCTGCTGCGCCGGGCCCGGGTCGACGATCCACACCCCTACATCGACTACCAGGTGGTTCGGCTTTGGGAGGACGTCAGCATCGTCACACCGACGGTACTGGAGCCGGTGCCCGAGGATCTGATTCCCTTCGTCGAATCGGACCCCGACACGTGGGCGTGCAACTTCCTCGAATATGTGCCGGTGCGGGGTGAGGGCGACGATCCGAACGCGCCGGACCATCCGATCGTCGCGGCCGCACTGTGGCATGGAGACCACAACCTGGACCTCTGCTACCTGTCGAATCCGCCCCGTCTGCGGTTCTGGCGGGCGATCCACGGCGGCCGCGACGAGGTCACCCTGGACTGGCGGCACGAGGACGACGGCCGGATCGGCTTCACCGCGGGCCCGGCCGTCCGGCTCAGGTTGCCGACCGCCGACTACCTCGAGGCGGTGCGAGAATTCGACCGGGAACTGATCGCCGCGATGCGGGAACGGGTCGAGGAACTGGAACGCCGCGGCGGACTGCCGGGAGTGGACATCGACCTTCCCGGGCTGCGCAGGGAACACGAGGACCGCGCACACTGGCTGTCCCGCCGGATCGACCGCATTCCGAAGACGGACTGGGACGCGATCCGGCAGGGAGCCGCCGCACTGCTCAGTCCCGGTAGCCCACGGCGGGGTCGCCCGCGGCAACCCGGACCGGATAAAGCCAGCGCCGGAGAGCCTGCGCCATCTTCGCGGCGCCCG
- a CDS encoding dioxygenase family protein: MSTEQDDREQQLVDRVVASFEAAPDPRLKEVMQALTRHLHAFVREVRLTESEWQQAIGFLTATGHATDQRRQEFILLSDVLGISMQTVTVNNQAYADATEATVFGPFFVDGSPRIEHGGDISFGASGRPCWVEGSVTDTAGEPVAGARIEVWEADEDGFYDVQYGDDRTAARGHLFSDDAGHYRFWAIEPTPYPIPHDGPVGELLNATGRSPMRASHLHFMVEAPSLRTLVTHIFVRGDTLLDRDSVFGVRDSLVKDFQTQPPGTPTPDGRDLAGGAWSRVRFDIVLAPAP, encoded by the coding sequence GTGAGCACCGAACAGGACGACCGGGAGCAGCAGCTCGTCGACCGGGTCGTCGCGTCCTTCGAAGCCGCCCCCGACCCCCGGCTGAAGGAGGTCATGCAGGCGCTCACCAGACACCTGCACGCCTTCGTCCGGGAGGTGCGCCTGACCGAGAGTGAATGGCAGCAGGCGATCGGCTTCCTCACCGCCACCGGCCACGCCACCGACCAGCGCCGGCAGGAGTTCATCCTGCTCTCCGACGTACTCGGCATCTCCATGCAGACCGTCACCGTCAACAACCAGGCCTACGCCGATGCCACCGAGGCGACAGTTTTCGGCCCGTTCTTCGTCGACGGGTCGCCACGGATCGAGCACGGCGGAGACATCTCGTTCGGAGCGTCCGGGCGGCCCTGCTGGGTGGAGGGCAGCGTCACCGACACCGCCGGTGAACCGGTCGCCGGCGCCCGGATCGAGGTGTGGGAGGCCGACGAGGACGGGTTCTACGACGTCCAGTACGGCGACGACCGCACCGCCGCCCGCGGACACCTGTTCAGCGACGACGCCGGGCACTACCGGTTCTGGGCGATCGAGCCGACACCGTACCCGATCCCGCACGACGGACCGGTCGGCGAACTGCTGAACGCGACCGGCCGATCCCCGATGCGGGCCTCCCACCTGCACTTCATGGTCGAGGCGCCGAGCCTGCGCACCCTGGTCACGCACATCTTCGTCCGCGGCGACACCCTGCTCGACCGCGACAGCGTCTTCGGGGTCCGCGACTCACTGGTCAAGGACTTCCAGACCCAGCCGCCCGGCACGCCCACCCCGGACGGCCGCGACCTGGCCGGCGGCGCCTGGTCCCGGGTGCGGTTCGACATCGTGCTGGCCCCGGCCCCGTGA
- a CDS encoding maleylacetate reductase — protein MSLTFTHETLPQRVIFAAGQTADRLPAEVARLGSRPMVITTRGEVLPGARHYRDVVMHVPVDVAERAREATAAEGADVLVSVGGGSATGLAKAIALTTGLPIVAVPTTYAGSEATNVWGMTDNGRKNTGADPRVLPRTVLYDAALTLGLPTELGVASGLNALAHCVDSMWAPRADPINQALAIEGARALSSGLPEIVRQPRNLQGHEQTLYGAHLAAVAFASAGSGLHHKICHVLGGMFNLPHAQTHAVVLPYVMELNSPGIPDRLTDALGPGGLARLRADVGAPRALRDHGFRETDIPAAVDAILPVVPDGNPVPVTADNLTELLRRAWAGEEPK, from the coding sequence ATGAGCCTCACCTTCACCCACGAGACGCTGCCACAGCGGGTGATCTTCGCCGCCGGTCAGACGGCCGACCGGCTGCCCGCCGAGGTGGCGCGGCTCGGCTCCCGCCCGATGGTGATCACCACCCGCGGCGAGGTGCTGCCGGGCGCGCGCCACTATCGGGACGTGGTCATGCACGTCCCCGTCGACGTTGCCGAACGAGCCCGTGAAGCAACCGCCGCCGAGGGCGCGGACGTCCTGGTCAGCGTCGGCGGCGGGTCGGCCACCGGGCTCGCCAAGGCGATCGCGCTCACCACCGGCCTGCCGATCGTCGCGGTCCCCACCACCTACGCCGGATCCGAGGCCACCAACGTGTGGGGCATGACCGACAACGGTCGCAAAAACACCGGCGCCGACCCGCGGGTGCTGCCCCGCACGGTCCTCTACGACGCGGCCCTCACCCTCGGCCTGCCCACCGAACTCGGCGTCGCCTCCGGCCTCAACGCACTCGCACACTGCGTCGACTCGATGTGGGCACCCCGCGCCGACCCCATCAACCAGGCCCTCGCCATCGAGGGCGCACGCGCTCTGAGCAGCGGACTCCCCGAGATCGTCAGGCAACCCCGAAACCTTCAGGGGCACGAGCAGACGCTGTACGGGGCACACCTGGCCGCCGTCGCCTTCGCCTCAGCGGGCTCCGGGCTGCATCACAAGATCTGCCATGTCCTCGGCGGGATGTTCAACCTGCCTCATGCACAGACACACGCGGTCGTTCTGCCGTACGTCATGGAATTGAACTCCCCGGGCATCCCGGACCGGCTCACCGACGCCCTCGGACCAGGGGGTCTGGCGCGTCTGCGCGCCGACGTGGGCGCACCGCGCGCCCTGCGCGACCACGGATTCCGCGAGACCGACATCCCGGCCGCCGTCGACGCGATCCTGCCCGTCGTGCCGGACGGCAACCCGGTGCCGGTGACCGCCGACAACCTGACCGAACTGCTGCGCCGCGCCTGGGCGGGGGAGGAGCCGAAGTGA
- a CDS encoding FAD-dependent oxidoreductase, whose translation MAQISTDVVVIGSGPAGAAAALLLSTLGIPNMMITKYRWTANTPRAHITNQRAMEVFRDAGIEQQVLADATPHHLMGDTVFCTSIAGEEIGRILTWGTHPGRHGDYELASPCLPVDIPQTHLEPILVRNATERGTQTRFSTEYLTHQQDDHGVDVRVRDRITGHEYTIRAKYLIGADGARSQVAEDIGLPMQGAMDIAGSMNITFKADLSAYVGNRPSVLYWVIQPGSNVGGIGAGLVRMVRPWNEWLIVWGYDIDQPAPVVDETAAIAIVRSLLGLPDIDVEITGTSLWGNNERYATRLHDRRVFCAGDAVHRHPPSNGLGSNTSIQDSYNLAWKIAAVLRGQAGPALLDTYTTERAPVAEQIVLRANRSSREFVQFFEVLGLLDARDEAEMAARIEERKANTPAGAAKRAALVTAMELKHYEFNAHGVELGQFYESAAIVGDGSARPAPTRDPELYYQPSTVPGSRLPHVWVGTTEQRLSTLDLAPMTRFTLFTGISGEPWAAAAEKVADQLGVPLETVVIGPGRAVTDLYYDWARIREVAEDGAILVRPDKHIAWRSATLPADPGRMLHDALAAVLGR comes from the coding sequence ATGGCGCAGATCAGCACCGACGTCGTCGTCATCGGATCGGGCCCGGCCGGAGCTGCGGCGGCACTGCTGCTGTCCACCCTCGGCATCCCCAACATGATGATCACCAAATACCGGTGGACCGCGAACACCCCCCGCGCGCACATCACCAACCAGCGGGCCATGGAGGTGTTCCGCGACGCCGGCATCGAACAGCAGGTCCTCGCCGACGCCACCCCGCACCACCTGATGGGCGACACCGTCTTCTGCACGTCGATCGCCGGTGAGGAGATCGGCCGGATCCTGACCTGGGGCACCCACCCGGGCCGGCACGGCGACTACGAACTCGCCTCACCCTGCCTACCGGTCGACATCCCGCAGACCCACCTCGAACCGATCCTGGTCCGCAACGCCACCGAACGCGGCACCCAGACCCGTTTCTCCACCGAATACCTCACCCACCAGCAGGACGACCACGGCGTCGACGTGCGGGTCCGCGATCGGATCACCGGCCACGAATACACGATCCGCGCGAAATACCTGATCGGCGCGGACGGTGCCCGCTCCCAGGTCGCCGAGGACATCGGCCTGCCGATGCAGGGCGCGATGGACATCGCCGGATCCATGAACATCACCTTCAAGGCGGACCTCTCGGCGTACGTCGGAAACCGCCCCTCCGTCCTGTACTGGGTGATCCAGCCCGGCTCGAACGTGGGCGGGATCGGCGCCGGCCTCGTCCGCATGGTCCGGCCGTGGAACGAATGGCTCATCGTCTGGGGCTACGACATCGACCAGCCGGCCCCGGTCGTCGACGAGACGGCGGCCATCGCGATCGTGCGCAGCCTGCTCGGTCTGCCCGACATCGACGTCGAGATCACCGGGACCTCCCTCTGGGGCAACAACGAGAGGTACGCGACCCGCCTGCACGACCGCCGCGTCTTCTGCGCCGGTGACGCCGTACACCGGCACCCACCGTCCAACGGGCTCGGCTCGAACACCTCCATCCAGGACTCGTACAACCTGGCCTGGAAGATCGCCGCCGTGCTCCGCGGGCAGGCCGGGCCCGCACTGCTGGACACCTACACCACCGAACGGGCCCCGGTCGCCGAACAGATCGTGCTGCGCGCCAACCGGTCCAGCCGCGAGTTCGTCCAGTTCTTCGAGGTCCTCGGCCTACTCGACGCACGAGACGAGGCGGAGATGGCGGCCCGCATCGAGGAACGCAAGGCCAACACCCCGGCCGGCGCCGCGAAACGGGCCGCCCTGGTCACCGCGATGGAACTCAAGCACTACGAGTTCAACGCGCACGGCGTCGAACTCGGCCAGTTCTACGAGTCGGCCGCGATCGTCGGCGACGGCAGCGCACGCCCGGCACCGACCCGGGACCCCGAGCTGTACTACCAGCCGTCCACCGTTCCCGGCTCGCGGCTGCCGCACGTCTGGGTCGGCACCACCGAACAGCGCCTGTCCACCCTCGATCTGGCCCCGATGACCAGGTTCACCCTGTTCACCGGCATCTCCGGCGAACCGTGGGCGGCCGCCGCCGAGAAGGTCGCCGACCAGCTCGGCGTGCCGCTGGAGACCGTGGTGATCGGCCCCGGCCGGGCGGTCACCGACCTGTACTACGACTGGGCCCGCATCCGGGAGGTCGCCGAGGACGGGGCGATCCTGGTCCGCCCGGACAAGCACATCGCCTGGCGCTCGGCCACCCTTCCGGCGGATCCTGGACGGATGTTGCATGACGCGCTGGCAGCGGTGCTCGGCCGATGA
- a CDS encoding AraC family transcriptional regulator — translation MTPGRLVSFSTAGLPTAQRVALWEDHNRTALIGLRCRMLGETPFDGTELNLQLDRMHLARVRGNAHVVERPAEVIRTSPSDSIAVYLAVLGEAFFYHEDGVLTLRPGQALICDADRPFMRGFSRGLEELAIKVPRATFRDLTGLDELRNPLVRDFAHGDPSARTLARLVDRALRPDRDEPIDEQTTLHLIAGMTGRIAADPGTVHLANARAFIEDHLTDPGLTAARVAAGIAISERHLSRAFAATDTSLPQYVLARRLERARTQLLADPRATVAEIAARCGFGSTKYFAQTFRAHFGFRATDLPRA, via the coding sequence ATGACACCCGGGCGGCTGGTCAGCTTCAGCACGGCGGGGCTGCCCACCGCCCAGCGGGTCGCGCTCTGGGAGGACCACAACCGCACCGCGCTGATCGGGCTGCGCTGCCGGATGCTCGGCGAGACGCCGTTCGACGGCACCGAGCTCAACCTGCAACTCGACCGGATGCACCTGGCCCGCGTCCGTGGCAACGCCCACGTCGTCGAACGGCCGGCCGAGGTGATCCGGACCAGCCCGTCCGATTCGATCGCCGTCTACCTGGCGGTGCTCGGCGAGGCGTTCTTCTACCACGAGGACGGGGTGCTGACGTTACGGCCGGGACAGGCGCTGATCTGCGATGCGGACCGACCGTTCATGCGCGGCTTCTCCCGCGGCCTCGAGGAACTCGCGATCAAGGTGCCACGCGCGACCTTCCGCGACCTCACCGGACTCGACGAACTGCGAAACCCGCTCGTGCGCGACTTCGCCCACGGCGACCCCTCCGCCCGTACCCTCGCCCGGCTCGTCGATCGTGCCCTGCGCCCGGACCGCGATGAGCCGATCGACGAGCAGACCACCCTGCACCTGATCGCCGGGATGACCGGCCGCATCGCGGCCGATCCCGGCACCGTGCACCTGGCCAACGCCCGCGCGTTCATCGAGGACCACCTGACCGACCCCGGCCTGACCGCCGCCCGGGTGGCCGCCGGCATCGCCATCAGCGAACGCCACCTGTCCCGCGCGTTCGCCGCCACCGACACCAGCCTGCCGCAATACGTGCTGGCCCGCCGACTGGAACGCGCCCGCACCCAACTGCTGGCCGACCCCCGGGCGACGGTCGCGGAGATCGCCGCCCGCTGCGGTTTCGGCTCCACCAAATACTTCGCGCAGACGTTCCGCGCCCACTTCGGCTTCCGCGCCACCGACCTGCCCCGGGCGTGA
- a CDS encoding TetR family transcriptional regulator → MRVRDPDSKKRRLLTAALTEFAAHGLSGGRIDAIAKGAGCSSGLVYTYFGSKERLFDAVLAFIAESAVAGMPITGDDLPGYAEKLHQGNQDHPEVVRFVTWYQLERDPGTDTPPMPDDTVKHKIDVVRQAQKDGLVRDDIPAPTLLLAVQAIARMWTTHPRSTLDAIDPTADRQLRREAVRAAVQALVAVPVS, encoded by the coding sequence ATGCGAGTACGCGACCCGGACAGCAAGAAACGCCGACTCCTGACCGCCGCACTGACCGAGTTCGCGGCACACGGACTCAGCGGCGGCCGGATCGACGCGATCGCCAAAGGCGCCGGCTGCAGCAGCGGCCTGGTCTACACCTACTTCGGCAGCAAGGAGAGGCTGTTCGACGCCGTGCTCGCGTTCATCGCCGAGTCGGCGGTCGCCGGCATGCCGATCACCGGCGACGACCTGCCCGGCTACGCCGAAAAACTCCACCAGGGCAACCAGGACCATCCCGAGGTGGTCCGGTTCGTCACCTGGTACCAACTCGAACGCGACCCCGGCACGGACACCCCGCCGATGCCCGACGACACCGTCAAACACAAGATCGACGTGGTCCGGCAGGCACAGAAGGACGGACTGGTCCGCGACGACATCCCCGCACCCACACTGCTGCTCGCCGTCCAGGCGATCGCCCGGATGTGGACCACCCACCCGCGATCGACCCTCGACGCCATCGACCCGACAGCCGACCGGCAGCTGCGCCGCGAAGCCGTCCGCGCCGCCGTGCAGGCCCTCGTCGCGGTACCGGTCTCATGA
- a CDS encoding SDR family NAD(P)-dependent oxidoreductase, giving the protein MCRELGQCGGQESAFLAVRVAYSHGPSLVIERPVDNGDGLARNADRAEHAVATLGSDATWLPLDLADLGSVARFSAELLTRGVPVDVLVNCAGVMAIPQWEATADGFEKHFGTNHLGHFALTGRLLPLLQKAEAARVITVSAQVARTARLDLDNLQFQRGYRPMRAYGSSKLANVLFAVELNSRVTGIPVHPGTAPTDIQQYGTNRVTNGIGRLIMRAVGQPLEYVADPITFAATTPEVTAESFIAPTGLFELGGTPGFVPLPRAARDADLRAALWRESERLTGVHY; this is encoded by the coding sequence GTGTGCCGCGAACTCGGTCAGTGCGGCGGTCAGGAGTCGGCGTTTCTTGCTGTCCGGGTCGCGTACTCGCATGGCCCGAGCCTAGTTATTGAACGTCCAGTTGACAACGGGGACGGGCTCGCCCGCAACGCCGACCGGGCCGAACACGCCGTCGCCACACTCGGCTCCGACGCCACCTGGCTGCCGCTGGATCTGGCCGACTTGGGCTCGGTCGCGCGCTTCAGCGCGGAGCTCCTGACTCGGGGTGTGCCCGTCGACGTGCTGGTCAACTGTGCCGGGGTGATGGCGATTCCACAGTGGGAGGCCACCGCCGACGGCTTCGAGAAGCACTTCGGGACCAACCATCTCGGACACTTCGCGCTCACCGGACGGCTGCTGCCGCTACTACAGAAGGCGGAGGCGGCCCGGGTGATCACGGTCAGTGCGCAGGTCGCCCGTACCGCCCGGCTGGATCTCGACAACCTGCAGTTCCAGCGCGGCTACCGGCCGATGCGCGCCTACGGCAGCTCGAAACTCGCCAACGTGCTCTTCGCGGTAGAGCTCAACTCCCGGGTGACCGGCATCCCGGTTCATCCGGGGACGGCACCGACCGACATCCAGCAGTACGGCACCAACCGCGTGACCAACGGGATCGGCCGGCTCATCATGCGCGCGGTCGGGCAGCCGCTGGAGTACGTCGCCGACCCGATCACCTTCGCCGCGACCACACCCGAGGTCACCGCCGAGTCGTTCATCGCGCCCACCGGACTGTTCGAACTCGGCGGCACGCCCGGCTTCGTCCCACTCCCCAGGGCCGCTCGCGACGCCGACCTGCGCGCCGCTCTGTGGCGCGAATCCGAACGCCTCACCGGCGTCCACTACTGA
- a CDS encoding hybrid sensor histidine kinase/response regulator — protein MTRTGLGHDSLMALIDHTSAVIYMRDADGRYLLVNREYERLFGLRRERIVGLTDHDLFPHEVADAFRENDRQALAGGVPIQLEEYAPSDDGTRTYLTVKFPLIDESGYAYAVAGISTDITERSRAEAALRDSEERFRLLADHAQDIIFRYRLDPAPAMEYLSRAVESITGHPAHDFYTDPRLILTLIEPDDLPDFEKSWQAPRTGTLTFRLRRSDGAVVWIEQRVSPVTDDAGAVIAVEGILRDVTERMDAERERAELEQQLRQAERLDSLGQLAGGIAHDFNNILAVISGYADMLVDELGEDHPNRPDAAGIKQAAARGTALTRQLLMFSRSEPSRAELLDLNAVTSDMLRMLGRTLGEDIELAADLAPDLPPVTMDRSKFEQVVMNAVLNSRAAMPTGGRLTIGTTLEHGGDGQNQVCLAVTDTGCGMTPAVMARAFEPFFTTKGRGSGTGLGLATAYGVVTDAGGTISLESDPGQGTVLRVRLPAAAAQPIAATAAHPPSAQASGDGLRVLVVEDEEAVRDIVRRLLSKAGYQVFAAPHPAEALRMCHEEALQFDVLLSDVIMPGMSGTQLAAELRRDRPDLPVLFMSGYTNGPAPGGQELPTDAPLIRKPFEKQTLLTELHQLVTERLPASGR, from the coding sequence ATGACCCGCACCGGACTCGGCCACGACTCGTTGATGGCGCTGATCGACCACACCTCCGCGGTGATCTACATGCGCGACGCCGACGGCCGATACCTGTTGGTCAACCGGGAGTACGAGCGCCTGTTCGGGCTGCGCCGGGAGAGGATCGTGGGACTCACCGACCATGACCTGTTCCCGCACGAGGTCGCCGACGCGTTCCGGGAGAACGACCGGCAGGCGCTGGCCGGGGGAGTGCCGATCCAACTGGAGGAGTACGCGCCCTCCGACGACGGCACCCGCACCTACCTGACCGTCAAGTTCCCGCTGATCGACGAGAGCGGGTACGCCTACGCGGTCGCCGGCATCTCCACCGACATCACCGAACGTAGCCGCGCCGAGGCTGCGCTGCGTGACAGTGAGGAACGGTTCCGGCTGCTCGCCGACCACGCCCAGGACATCATCTTCCGCTACCGGCTCGACCCGGCCCCCGCCATGGAATACCTGAGCCGCGCCGTCGAATCGATCACCGGCCACCCGGCGCACGATTTCTACACCGATCCGCGGTTGATCCTGACCCTGATCGAACCGGACGACCTGCCGGACTTCGAGAAGTCGTGGCAGGCCCCGAGGACCGGCACCCTCACGTTCCGGCTGCGCCGCTCCGACGGTGCGGTCGTCTGGATCGAACAGCGGGTCAGCCCGGTCACCGACGACGCGGGCGCGGTCATCGCCGTCGAGGGCATCCTGCGCGACGTCACCGAACGGATGGACGCCGAACGCGAACGCGCCGAACTCGAACAGCAGCTGCGCCAGGCCGAACGCCTCGACTCGCTCGGCCAACTGGCCGGCGGCATCGCCCACGACTTCAACAACATCCTGGCGGTCATCTCCGGGTACGCCGACATGCTCGTCGACGAACTCGGCGAGGACCACCCGAACCGGCCCGACGCGGCCGGCATCAAACAGGCCGCCGCCCGCGGCACCGCCCTCACCCGCCAGCTGCTGATGTTCAGCCGCTCCGAACCGTCGCGCGCCGAACTGCTCGACCTCAACGCGGTCACCTCGGACATGCTGCGGATGCTCGGGCGCACCCTCGGCGAGGACATCGAACTCGCCGCCGACCTGGCCCCCGACCTGCCGCCGGTGACGATGGACCGCAGCAAGTTCGAGCAGGTGGTGATGAACGCCGTGCTCAACTCCCGCGCCGCGATGCCCACCGGCGGCCGGCTCACCATCGGCACCACCCTCGAACACGGCGGCGACGGCCAGAACCAGGTCTGCCTCGCGGTCACCGACACCGGCTGCGGCATGACGCCCGCGGTCATGGCCCGCGCCTTCGAACCCTTCTTCACCACCAAGGGCCGGGGCAGTGGTACGGGACTCGGGCTGGCCACCGCATACGGGGTGGTCACCGACGCCGGCGGCACCATCAGCCTCGAATCGGACCCGGGGCAGGGCACCGTGCTCCGGGTCCGTCTGCCCGCCGCCGCGGCCCAGCCGATCGCCGCCACGGCGGCCCACCCGCCGTCGGCCCAGGCGTCCGGCGACGGGCTGCGGGTCCTGGTCGTCGAGGACGAGGAGGCGGTACGCGACATCGTGCGCCGCCTGCTCAGCAAGGCCGGATACCAGGTGTTCGCGGCACCGCATCCGGCCGAGGCGCTACGGATGTGCCACGAGGAGGCACTGCAGTTCGACGTCCTGCTCAGTGACGTCATCATGCCCGGCATGTCGGGCACCCAGCTGGCCGCCGAACTGCGCCGCGACCGTCCCGACCTGCCGGTGCTGTTCATGTCCGGCTACACCAACGGCCCCGCCCCCGGCGGCCAGGAACTGCCGACGGACGCCCCACTGATCCGCAAGCCGTTCGAGAAGCAGACCCTGCTCACCGAGCTGCATCAGCTGGTCACCGAGCGGCTCCCGGCAAGCGGACGGTAG
- a CDS encoding TetR/AcrR family transcriptional regulator, which produces MSAASAGGRPRDPDVDRRIAQAALDVFGDTGWAGFAMETVARRAAISKPTLYLRWNSKEVLLTEALTANLGVIAAVDTGTLHGDLVELATQMIRRYTGPAGRAALRLSLEGPSIPGVAEHDRRLRRSQIGAARDIVRRGIARGELPADTSATLLMETLLGGALMHAVGTDPEKRDTLHETAARHARRLVDFLLNAVAAPAVVATADLRPVAAPLFMPPT; this is translated from the coding sequence ATGAGTGCCGCATCAGCGGGTGGGCGCCCGCGTGACCCGGACGTCGATCGTCGGATCGCGCAAGCCGCCCTGGACGTCTTCGGTGACACCGGCTGGGCCGGGTTCGCCATGGAGACCGTCGCCCGCCGGGCCGCCATCAGCAAACCCACCCTCTACCTGCGGTGGAACAGCAAAGAGGTACTGCTCACCGAGGCACTGACGGCTAACCTCGGCGTGATCGCCGCGGTCGACACCGGCACCCTGCACGGCGACCTGGTCGAGCTGGCCACCCAGATGATCAGGCGGTACACCGGCCCGGCCGGCCGCGCCGCCCTGCGCCTGAGCCTGGAGGGGCCGTCGATCCCGGGTGTCGCCGAGCACGACCGGCGACTGCGGCGTTCGCAGATCGGCGCGGCCCGCGACATCGTGCGCCGCGGCATCGCCCGCGGTGAGCTGCCGGCCGACACGTCGGCGACGCTGCTGATGGAAACCCTGCTCGGCGGGGCGCTGATGCACGCGGTGGGCACCGACCCGGAGAAACGCGACACGCTGCACGAGACGGCCGCGCGGCATGCCCGACGGCTGGTCGACTTCCTGCTCAACGCGGTCGCCGCCCCGGCGGTCGTGGCCACCGCCGATCTACGGCCGGTGGCGGCGCCGCTGTTCATGCCACCCACCTGA
- a CDS encoding TetR/AcrR family transcriptional regulator, translated as MTEAVQGSRRGRPRDPDVEDRVFDAAIELYGRTGWAGFNFEGVARVSGIGKAALYRRWSHRAQLLNDALKARWIRVDDIDTGDIRGDLLAVARLLLDVLTGIRGEVYLRILTDTGLHPEVHEATADYRAGVVAPSRAMVHRAAARGELPAGTDPGLVIDLVVGAVQNHVLTTPPELRDRMQERMHAYAEQVVDTVLRGVRG; from the coding sequence GTGACCGAAGCTGTGCAGGGCTCCCGACGCGGCCGGCCGCGCGATCCGGACGTCGAGGACCGGGTCTTCGACGCCGCCATCGAGCTGTACGGGCGTACCGGCTGGGCGGGTTTCAACTTCGAGGGCGTGGCCCGGGTCTCCGGAATCGGAAAGGCCGCCCTCTACCGCCGCTGGTCACACCGCGCGCAACTGCTCAACGACGCCCTCAAGGCCCGCTGGATCCGGGTCGACGACATCGACACCGGCGACATCCGCGGCGACCTGCTCGCCGTCGCGCGGCTCCTACTGGACGTCCTCACCGGCATCCGGGGGGAGGTCTACCTGCGCATCCTCACCGACACCGGGTTGCATCCGGAGGTCCATGAGGCCACCGCCGACTACCGGGCCGGCGTCGTGGCGCCCAGCCGCGCCATGGTGCACCGCGCCGCCGCCCGCGGCGAACTGCCCGCCGGCACCGATCCCGGCCTGGTCATCGACCTGGTCGTGGGCGCCGTGCAGAACCATGTGCTGACCACGCCGCCGGAACTGCGCGACAGGATGCAGGAACGCATGCACGCGTACGCCGAACAGGTCGTCGACACCGTCCTGCGCGGGGTCCGCGGCTGA